The Elaeis guineensis isolate ETL-2024a chromosome 14, EG11, whole genome shotgun sequence genome has a segment encoding these proteins:
- the LOC105057120 gene encoding putative calcium-binding protein CML19, with the protein MASLPHSKTEQEASPSLDPSSSEKVGDHWKFERLFGRFDVDADAKISSAELRLMMRTVGEDLSLEEAEAVVRSADKDGDGLLDLEEFVGLVGVEGEEEEEKERELREAFGMYEMEGEGCITPRSLKRMLSRLGASRELEDCQAMICRFDLNGDGVISFDEFKVMMMSS; encoded by the coding sequence ATGGCTTCCCTCCCTCACTCTAAAACAGAGCAAGAAGCTAGTCCTTCTCTCGATCCATCATCTTCGGAAAAGGTCGGTGATCATTGGAAATTCGAACGACTCTTCGGCCGATTCGATGTGGATGCAGATGCAAAGATCTCGTCGGCGGAGCTTCGACTTATGATGAGGACTGTCGGGGAGGACTTGAGCCTTGAGGAGGCAGAGGCGGTGGTGAGGTCGGCCGACAAGGACGGCGACGGGTTGCTGGACTTGGAGGAGTTTGTGGGGTTGGTGGGGgtggagggagaggaggaggaggagaaggagagggagctGAGGGAGGCGTTCGGGATGTACGAGATGGAGGGGGAGGGGTGCATCACGCCCAGGAGCCTGAAGCGGATGCTGAGCCGGTTGGGCGCGTCCAGGGAGCTGGAGGATTGCCAGGCTATGATTTGTAGGTTTGACCTTAACGGGGATGGGGTGATTAGCTTCGACGAGTTTAAAGTCATGATGATGTCGTCCTAA
- the LOC105057119 gene encoding uncharacterized protein isoform X3, translating into MLRVGVVILEYLMVRIQSVPGSSATCNQNSLWVQRPNWKVNFVEIPLRLWLGPRRYKNDVRWSKIPSATDSNEAAAEPNIADSTSTETTVANDQLSSSNVQIDVNGSGQTSPKVQEPAPKRSPLTAREKLRAARVLSKYAESQPSKPKPGSRVLDALRESDKGKKRFGLPEAPTDLLDDSKRGLPKQGLTFDLPGGTDLFIIVFSFIFISTVMFATTYIVWKSGAIHFNEY; encoded by the coding sequence GTAAGGATCCAAAGTGTCCCAGGATCTTCAGCAACGTGCAATCAGAATTCGTTATGGGTGCAACGTCCTAACTGGAAGGTAAACTTTGTTGAGATTCCATTGAGGCTATGGCTTGGGCCAAGGAGGTACAAAAACGATGTTAGATGGAGCAAAATCCCCTCGGCAACAGATAGTAATGAGGCAGCAGCAGAACCAAACATTGCAGACTCTACAAGTACTGAAACAACTGTAGCCAACGATCAGCTTTCATCATCTAATGTTCAGATTGATGTGAATGGTAGTGGCCAAACCTCCCCTAAAGTGCAGGAGCCTGCACCAAAAAGATCACCTTTGACGGCGAGGGAGAAGCTAAGGGCGGCGCGTGTCCTCAGTAAATATGCAGAATCGCAGCCTTCCAAACCAAAACCTGGGAGTAGAGTATTAGATGCATTAAGAGAGAGTGATAAAGGTAAGAAAAGGTTCGGCCTCCCAGAAGCTCCCACAGATCTATTAGATGATAGCAAGCGTGGGCTTCCAAAGCAAGGATTGACCTTTGATCTGCCTGGGGGCACCGATCTGTTCATCATTGTCTTCTCTTTTATCTTCATTAGCACGGTCATGTTTGCGACAACTTACATTGTGTGGAAATCCGGTGCTATACATTTTAATGAATATTGA
- the LOC105057119 gene encoding uncharacterized protein isoform X2 has product MLRVGVVILEYLMVKVRIQSVPGSSATCNQNSLWVQRPNWKVNFVEIPLRLWLGPRRYKNDVRWSKIPSATDSNEAAAEPNIADSTSTETTVANDQLSSSNVQIDVNGSGQTSPKVQEPAPKRSPLTAREKLRAARVLSKYAESQPSKPKPGSRVLDALRESDKGKKRFGLPEAPTDLLDDSKRGLPKQGLTFDLPGGTDLFIIVFSFIFISTVMFATTYIVWKSGAIHFNEY; this is encoded by the coding sequence GTAAGGATCCAAAGTGTCCCAGGATCTTCAGCAACGTGCAATCAGAATTCGTTATGGGTGCAACGTCCTAACTGGAAGGTAAACTTTGTTGAGATTCCATTGAGGCTATGGCTTGGGCCAAGGAGGTACAAAAACGATGTTAGATGGAGCAAAATCCCCTCGGCAACAGATAGTAATGAGGCAGCAGCAGAACCAAACATTGCAGACTCTACAAGTACTGAAACAACTGTAGCCAACGATCAGCTTTCATCATCTAATGTTCAGATTGATGTGAATGGTAGTGGCCAAACCTCCCCTAAAGTGCAGGAGCCTGCACCAAAAAGATCACCTTTGACGGCGAGGGAGAAGCTAAGGGCGGCGCGTGTCCTCAGTAAATATGCAGAATCGCAGCCTTCCAAACCAAAACCTGGGAGTAGAGTATTAGATGCATTAAGAGAGAGTGATAAAGGTAAGAAAAGGTTCGGCCTCCCAGAAGCTCCCACAGATCTATTAGATGATAGCAAGCGTGGGCTTCCAAAGCAAGGATTGACCTTTGATCTGCCTGGGGGCACCGATCTGTTCATCATTGTCTTCTCTTTTATCTTCATTAGCACGGTCATGTTTGCGACAACTTACATTGTGTGGAAATCCGGTGCTATACATTTTAATGAATATTGA
- the LOC105057119 gene encoding uncharacterized protein isoform X1 yields MMAITMNSSLDFGTAVRIQSVPGSSATCNQNSLWVQRPNWKVNFVEIPLRLWLGPRRYKNDVRWSKIPSATDSNEAAAEPNIADSTSTETTVANDQLSSSNVQIDVNGSGQTSPKVQEPAPKRSPLTAREKLRAARVLSKYAESQPSKPKPGSRVLDALRESDKGKKRFGLPEAPTDLLDDSKRGLPKQGLTFDLPGGTDLFIIVFSFIFISTVMFATTYIVWKSGAIHFNEY; encoded by the coding sequence GTAAGGATCCAAAGTGTCCCAGGATCTTCAGCAACGTGCAATCAGAATTCGTTATGGGTGCAACGTCCTAACTGGAAGGTAAACTTTGTTGAGATTCCATTGAGGCTATGGCTTGGGCCAAGGAGGTACAAAAACGATGTTAGATGGAGCAAAATCCCCTCGGCAACAGATAGTAATGAGGCAGCAGCAGAACCAAACATTGCAGACTCTACAAGTACTGAAACAACTGTAGCCAACGATCAGCTTTCATCATCTAATGTTCAGATTGATGTGAATGGTAGTGGCCAAACCTCCCCTAAAGTGCAGGAGCCTGCACCAAAAAGATCACCTTTGACGGCGAGGGAGAAGCTAAGGGCGGCGCGTGTCCTCAGTAAATATGCAGAATCGCAGCCTTCCAAACCAAAACCTGGGAGTAGAGTATTAGATGCATTAAGAGAGAGTGATAAAGGTAAGAAAAGGTTCGGCCTCCCAGAAGCTCCCACAGATCTATTAGATGATAGCAAGCGTGGGCTTCCAAAGCAAGGATTGACCTTTGATCTGCCTGGGGGCACCGATCTGTTCATCATTGTCTTCTCTTTTATCTTCATTAGCACGGTCATGTTTGCGACAACTTACATTGTGTGGAAATCCGGTGCTATACATTTTAATGAATATTGA